The genomic stretch GATTGATCCAGGACTTTGCGATTCCCGACGAACTGATCGTCGGCAGGGCGGTCTCGGCCCGGATGATCGCGCCCTCCGACACCGAAGTCGACATGCCGGTCGGCAAGGGCTTTGTCGGCATGGTCGATCGCGAGACGTTCGACGAATGGTTGCGCGCGCGCGCCGCACGGGCCGGCGCCGAACGCTGCACCGGCACCTTCGATCGGATCGAGCGCGACGGCAATGGCGGCGCGATCCTGGTCTATACGGAGGCGCGCGGCGGCCCCGAACGGCGCGTCCGCGCGGCGTGCGTCATCGGCGCCGATGGCGCGCGCTCGCGCGTCGCGCGCGCGACGTTGAAAGGGGCCGAGGCCATGCCGTGCGTCTTCGCCTATCATGAGGTGATCCGATCGCCCGCGATAGACGACTCCGGCTTCGATCGCGGACGGTGCGACGTCTTCTATCAGGCGGCGCTGTCGCCCGATTTCTACGCCTGGGTGTTTCCGCACGGCGACACCGCCAGCGTCGGCGTCGGCAGCGCCAACAAGGGGTTTGCGCTCCGCGACGCAGTGACCCGGCTGCGCGCGCGCGAAGGGCTGGCGGGGTGCGAGACGATCCGCCGCGAGGGCGCACCGATACCGCTGCGCCCGTTGCGCAAATGGGACAATGGCCGCGACGTGCTGGTCACCGGCGATGCCGCGGGAGTCGTCGCGCCCGCCTCTGGCGAAGGCATTTACTATGCGATGGTGGCAGGGCGCGAGGCGGCGGCGGCGGTCGGCGCCTTCCTGCGCTCGGGCAATCCCAAGGCGCTCGGCCAGGCCCGCCGGCGCTTCATGCGGGCGCATGGAAGTGTGTTCTGGATTCTGGGGATCATGCAATATTTCTGGTACCGTAACGATCGGCGGCGGGAGCGTTTCGTGACGATGTGTGCGGACCGGGATGTGCAGAAGCTGATCTGGCCGGCTTACATGAACAAGCGACTCGTCTATGCGCGCCCGCTCGCCTATCTGCGCATCTTCGCGAAGGATATGCGCCACCTTCTCCAGACGGCGGGCTGATCGGGGATGGGGCGCGCCTGGCTGATGCCGATCCTGATCGCCGGGTTCGCCGCCATGGCAGTGGCGGTGGCCGGTGCCACGATCACCGACATCGGCCCCTGGTATCACAGCCTGAAGCAGCCGCGCTGGGCACCGCCCGAGATGGCCTATGGCGTCGCCTGGACTGCGATCTATGCGTGTACCGCGCTGGCCGGGGTCACTGGCTGGCTGGCGATGCCGAACTGGCGCGAGCGTGAATGGCTGCTGGGCATGTTCGCGCTCAACGGCTTCCTCAACATCGTCTGGAGCCTGTTGTTCTTCCGGCTGCACCGGCCCGACTGGGCGGTGATCGAAGTGCTGGGGCTATGGCTGTCGGTGGCGGCGTTGATCGTCATCCTCTGGCGGCGATCGATGACCGGGGCGGTGCTGATGGTCCCCTATCTGCTGTGGGTGACCTTTGCCGGATATCTCAACATGACGATCGTGAACCTCAACGGGCCCTTCCCCTGAGCGCGATGCAGGGGTTCTTTGCCAGCGGGCACGCCGTCGATCTGGTGCTGGCGGTGATTGCCGCCGAGCTGCTGTGGCTGACGACTCGAGGCGGGTGGAGCATTGCCGACGCCGCGCTGCGGCTCGCGCCCGGCGCGCTGATGCTGGTTGCGCTTCGGGCTGCGCTTACCGGCATGGAGTGGCAGTGGGTCTCGCTGCCGCTGCTGCTGTCCTTCCCGGTCCATCTCGCCGATCTGGCGCGCGCGCGGCGGAAATGATCCGGCCCGGCGACGCGACGTCGTCCGGGCCGGATCGAAGAATCAGCCAAGGCTCTGCAGATAGGCGATGACGTCGGCGCGCTTCTGCGGATCGGAGAATCCGGGGAACGCCATCTTGGTGCCCGGCACCACGCGCTGCGGCTTCTCCAGATACTGGAAAAGCTTTTCGGGGGTCCAGGTAATCCCGCTGTCCTTGTTCGCCGCCGAATAGGTGAAGCCGGCGATCGTTCCCGCCTTGCGCCCGACGATAGCGTGGAGCGACGGCCCGATCTTGTTCACGCCGGGATCGACCGAATGGCAGGTCGCGCAGGTGACGAAATCGGTTTTGCCCTTCGCGGCATCGCCGGTATAGGCGGCGAGCTTGACGCCGGTGAGCGTGTCGGTGTTGTCGGCGGCGGGTGCCGGGGCAGCCGTCGGCGCCGCCGCGACGGGCGTCGCTGCGCCTTCGGTGGCGGCCGCGACCGGCGCTTCGGCCTTTTCTTCACTTCCCTGCGAACATGCAGCCAGTGCCAGCGCGGATGCCGCCACGGACAGCGTTACTCGACCCATGCGCGTTATCGATTTCGATAGCATCATTCCGATCCTCTCTCCTGCGGCCGCATCTGGGGCATCGCGCCGACCCGCCGCGAAACTGTCCAATAATCCTTACACCTCGGAGCATCCAGCAAAATTTTTTGCGGACGCCCTTGTGTGTCCAGGGATTCGAACACGCGTGGTTGCGATTGCTCGTCTAGCCTGCCTCGCAACGCCAGCATCCGGAGTCACCTATTGCCGAGTCGTTCCCGACGAGGATTTGACCAGCCTCGCGGCTGAAGTGCCCGCGATATGGCCCAGGACGACCGCGGTCGTGAGACCCATGGCGGGAAGGTAGCCCCATGAGGACGGACCGGATACCGACCGCGCCGATCCCCCTCCCGCGAAGAGGTTCGGCATTATGCTTCCGTCCTCTTTCAGTACGCGGGCGTCCGCATCGATCTCAAGGCCGCCCTGCGTATGATACAGCGCTCCCGTGACCCGCAGCGCTCGATATGGCGGAGTCGGTGGCGGGGCGTCGTTTTGCCAGATGCGTCGCAGGCTGTCGGCGATACCCATTCGCGCCGCCGAATGTGCCGCCATGAGTGCCGTGCCCAGCCGGTCCGCGTCCATCCCCGTGCGATCCGCGAGATCGGCGACCGTGTCGGCGGCTTTCGCAGCCTTGAGATCGATCAAGGCCTGGATTTCCGGGATGTGCGCGCACCGTCGTTCGATTTCGGCGTCGAACACCACCCACCCGAGCGCGTCGCGCTGGCGGCACAGCGGATGCACCATGCCCGCTATGTCCAGCGTCTCGTCGGTAAATCGGTCTCCGTCGGCGTTGACGATCATGCCGCCCTCCAGAAGGATTCCCGGGGGCACCGTAATCGCTTGCGGATCGGTGAGCATCGCATAACCCTGGTAGCTGCCCATGTCCCCAACGGCGGCTCCGAGCTTCTGGCCGAGCAGGATGGCGTCGCCACGGCTGCCTTCGTGACCGTTATAGCGGATCGTGTCGGTTTCGGGCATGTGCCGGCTGGTCAACGCCCGATTGGCACCGAAGCCGCCGCACGCAAGGACCAGCGCTTCGCAACCGACCATCTCGACCTCGCCGTCGGCGCGGCGTAGCGCGACGCCGCGAACGACGCCGTCCGGGTTGGCGATGATATCGACGAGGCGGGTTTTCATCAGCACGTCGATCTGGGCATCGGCCATCCGACGGTGAAGCAACTGGACCATGTCGAGCCCGCCATGCCCCGGCCAGCCGTGTACGCGGAGCCGGCTGTTGCCATAAGACGCCTTGAAGCGCGTATCCAGTTCCCAAGGCAGGCCATGCGCGCTGCGCAACCATTCCAGCGCCAGCGCGGAGTGTTCGGCGATCGCCATGGCGATCGCCGGATTGGCGCCACCGCGCGATTTGGCCATGATGTCGGCAAAGAAAATTGCCGCATCGTCATCGACGCCATGCTCCCTTTGCGACAGCGTTCCCGCGGCGCAGAACAGGCCCTGCGACATGCCCGTCGATCCGCCCGGGCGGTCATCCTGTTCCACGACCAGGGGCGCGATCCCCGCATCGGCCACCGCCAGCGCTGCGACAGCGCCACACGCGCCGGCACCGATGATCAGGACCGGGACGGTGACGTCGAACGTCAAGACCTGGCCGCCAGATCGTTGCCGACGTCTTCCGACGAAATGTCGTTCGGCTGTTTCGCAGCCTCGTTGCGTTGCTGCACGATCCTCAGGATCCGCGCGAGATATTCCTGATTGGCCAGCGCGCGTTCGACGGACGCCTCGGCAGACGGGCGGAACGTCTCGATTTCCTCCCGTGACAAGAGGTTCTTTTCTTCGAGAAGCCGTTCCAGCGTGTCGGCGCGCTGCCGGGTGACAGCCAGTTCCTGCGCCACTGCCATCGTGATCGCCAAAATGGTCTCGACCTCTTCATCGAGAAACCATGGCCGTTTCCCGGCCGGCTTCGCGCCCGCTTCGGCTAGAGCATCCATCACGCTCATCAGGCGATACCCCCGATCACGCGCCATGCGGCCTTGCGCCCATAGTCTTCGGTGTCGTCCTCCGCGGCGTCGGGGAACAAGTCTCGATCCACCACGCCCGTCGCGTTGCCGTGGATCAGGTTCTGACGCGCGAAGCCGGCGGCGACCATTTCCGCATCGAGATCCATCTCGTGCATCCGGCTCCAGAACGGCTCGTTATTGTAGAAGGCGTCCCAGTCCCGCATCGCCTGTTCGAACATCGGCATGTCCGGCGTATATTGCGGCTGTTCGACGTGCAGCACGATGCCCCCGGGCCGCAACAGGCGGCGGGTCTCCCGGAAGATACGCGCCAGGGCGGTGGTGGACAGTTCGTGCAGGAACATCGTCGTCTGAATCCAGTCGAAGCTCTCGTCCGGGAAACGGGACAGGTCTTCGCCATCGGCCTGAACGAAACGGATATTGTTCACCCCCAGCGACTTCGCGCGTGCCAGCCCATAGCGCAGCACCGGTGCGCCGATATCGACGCCGACCATCCGGGCGTCGGGCCAGGCCTGGGCGATCGGCAGGGCGCTGTGGCCGACGGTGCAGCCGATCTCCAGAATGTCCTGCGGGCGGAAATCGGGCAGGTTCTTTTGCACCCAGCCGACCACCGCCTTGCCCGCGCCGTCATTATAGCGACCGAGCAGGCCCGCGGTGGTGACAAAGCCGGCATGGTCGTAATTGGCGCCGTTGGTGACATCGCCGGCAAAATACTCGCTATGGTAGCTGCCCGGCATACAATGATGGTCGACGGCGGCGACATAGCGCGGAACGGCTACCGAGGAATCGAGTTGCAGCGCGTCGTCATCGCGGGTCAGATCGGCGACTTTTTCGGCCAGAGCCTCGCGCTGGCGTATCACCGTCCAGCGTCCCGCCTGCTGGCGTTGTTCCATGGTCATCCGGCGCAGCGCCGACCATAGATTGAATGCGGGATGTTCGAGCAGCGCCTTTCGCGCTTCATGCCGATCGGCGATCGGGCGGCCGTGGCGCTTGCGGAATGCCGGTTCGACGCTCGTTTCATAGGCCGACTTCACGCCCGGCACCACCCGCGCGGCAAGATGGCGGTTCATCTGGGCGAGGAAATTGATCCGCTCGATCTCGTCATGGCTGACCTGGGGAAAAGCGCCGTGGTGCCCGAGCGCGCGATAATCGGGCGGGCCTTCATAGGCTGCGGCAGGCGTGTTCCGTTGAGGCTGTGACACTTGGCGCTTTCCTCACTTATTGGTATATGTATATACCATAATGCCCCTGTGGGGCGATCTTGCCAATAGGAGAATCGCGTGACCCGCATTATCGTGCTGTTGAACCTGAAGCCCGGCAAGTCCCGGGCCGACTATGAGAAATGGGCGCGCGCATCCGATCTTCCGACCGTCAACGGGCTGGCGTCGGTGGAGCGTTTCGAGCTGTTCGAGGCCACGGGCCTGCTGAATGGCGATTCTTCGCCCTATGACTATGTCGAGATCATCGACGTCGCCGACATGGATGTGTTCGGCAAGGAGACGAAGACCGAAACCATGGCGCGCATTGCGGCCGAGTTTCGCGATTGGGCGACCCCAATGTTCATCGTTACGCGCAAGGTCGGTGGCGCGGAATGACGGGCAAGCTTGCCGGGAAGGTCGCGGTCATCACCGGATCGGGGCGCAGGGGCGGGCTCGGCGAGGCGATCGCGAAGCGGCTCGCCAGCGATGGCGCGACGATTGTGCTGTCCGACATCGGAACCTCGCGTGACAGCGCGACGCCGGACGACATGATCGGCACGCTTTCGGAAATGGATGCCATCAAGGCGGA from Sphingomonas hengshuiensis encodes the following:
- a CDS encoding geranylgeranyl diphosphate reductase, with product MMQACYDCVVVGGGPSGATAATDLAAAGHSVLLLDRGGRIKPCGGAIPPRLIQDFAIPDELIVGRAVSARMIAPSDTEVDMPVGKGFVGMVDRETFDEWLRARAARAGAERCTGTFDRIERDGNGGAILVYTEARGGPERRVRAACVIGADGARSRVARATLKGAEAMPCVFAYHEVIRSPAIDDSGFDRGRCDVFYQAALSPDFYAWVFPHGDTASVGVGSANKGFALRDAVTRLRAREGLAGCETIRREGAPIPLRPLRKWDNGRDVLVTGDAAGVVAPASGEGIYYAMVAGREAAAAVGAFLRSGNPKALGQARRRFMRAHGSVFWILGIMQYFWYRNDRRRERFVTMCADRDVQKLIWPAYMNKRLVYARPLAYLRIFAKDMRHLLQTAG
- a CDS encoding TspO/MBR family protein, which translates into the protein MGRAWLMPILIAGFAAMAVAVAGATITDIGPWYHSLKQPRWAPPEMAYGVAWTAIYACTALAGVTGWLAMPNWREREWLLGMFALNGFLNIVWSLLFFRLHRPDWAVIEVLGLWLSVAALIVILWRRSMTGAVLMVPYLLWVTFAGYLNMTIVNLNGPFP
- a CDS encoding c-type cytochrome produces the protein MGRVTLSVAASALALAACSQGSEEKAEAPVAAATEGAATPVAAAPTAAPAPAADNTDTLTGVKLAAYTGDAAKGKTDFVTCATCHSVDPGVNKIGPSLHAIVGRKAGTIAGFTYSAANKDSGITWTPEKLFQYLEKPQRVVPGTKMAFPGFSDPQKRADVIAYLQSLG
- a CDS encoding FAD-dependent oxidoreductase, which produces MTFDVTVPVLIIGAGACGAVAALAVADAGIAPLVVEQDDRPGGSTGMSQGLFCAAGTLSQREHGVDDDAAIFFADIMAKSRGGANPAIAMAIAEHSALALEWLRSAHGLPWELDTRFKASYGNSRLRVHGWPGHGGLDMVQLLHRRMADAQIDVLMKTRLVDIIANPDGVVRGVALRRADGEVEMVGCEALVLACGGFGANRALTSRHMPETDTIRYNGHEGSRGDAILLGQKLGAAVGDMGSYQGYAMLTDPQAITVPPGILLEGGMIVNADGDRFTDETLDIAGMVHPLCRQRDALGWVVFDAEIERRCAHIPEIQALIDLKAAKAADTVADLADRTGMDADRLGTALMAAHSAARMGIADSLRRIWQNDAPPPTPPYRALRVTGALYHTQGGLEIDADARVLKEDGSIMPNLFAGGGSARSVSGPSSWGYLPAMGLTTAVVLGHIAGTSAARLVKSSSGTTRQ
- a CDS encoding class I SAM-dependent methyltransferase; this encodes MSQPQRNTPAAAYEGPPDYRALGHHGAFPQVSHDEIERINFLAQMNRHLAARVVPGVKSAYETSVEPAFRKRHGRPIADRHEARKALLEHPAFNLWSALRRMTMEQRQQAGRWTVIRQREALAEKVADLTRDDDALQLDSSVAVPRYVAAVDHHCMPGSYHSEYFAGDVTNGANYDHAGFVTTAGLLGRYNDGAGKAVVGWVQKNLPDFRPQDILEIGCTVGHSALPIAQAWPDARMVGVDIGAPVLRYGLARAKSLGVNNIRFVQADGEDLSRFPDESFDWIQTTMFLHELSTTALARIFRETRRLLRPGGIVLHVEQPQYTPDMPMFEQAMRDWDAFYNNEPFWSRMHEMDLDAEMVAAGFARQNLIHGNATGVVDRDLFPDAAEDDTEDYGRKAAWRVIGGIA
- a CDS encoding REDY-like protein HapK yields the protein MTRIIVLLNLKPGKSRADYEKWARASDLPTVNGLASVERFELFEATGLLNGDSSPYDYVEIIDVADMDVFGKETKTETMARIAAEFRDWATPMFIVTRKVGGAE